Within Psychrobacter sp. AH5, the genomic segment CTGACCATTATGGTGTCCAATCGCTATGGCGAGAGAAACTTATTAGCGCTGCGTCATGTACAAGTGACTGGTCTTATTTGGACTATATTGATTGCTATTACTTGTATGCTTGGCATATGGTTTTTTCGCCCGCAAGTGGCCGCCGCGTTTACTGATAATTTAGAGGTACGAGCGCAAGCTATGCACCTGCTTATCTTTGCTCTTGCCTATCAGCTGTTCGATGGCTGGCAGGTCAATGTCGCCGGTATCCTACGCGGCATGCAAGATACCACTATACCGATGTGGGTGACGCTGTTTTGTTATTGGATCGTGGCGCTACCTTTAGGGATTTATTTGGTACGTTATACTGATACTGGCGCTCAAGGATTTTGGATGGCGCTAATTGCTGGTTTATTTTTAGCCTCTATTTTGCTGACTATACGTTTGCGTTATCAACAAAAACGCTTGGCGCTGCAGTGGAGCTAATCATCTTTATTCATTATTTGCCATAATAAGTCTTAAAGCTTTAAAATGACCTTGCCATAATAAACCGTAGCAGTACGACTAAATAGCTTATATTAAGATAAATCATCAGCAATTTATTGCTAACGCTGTCTATTAAGTCAATAAAATGTAAAAAAATTCAGTTAACAACTGTACATTGATTGCTCATTGCTGCGAAGATAGGTATCATGAGTCATTAATTATTGAATACTTTGTTACACTGTTAATCATAGGATTTGGAGTTAACACAGCTTCATCTTCTGTGCATGCTACTTTATTGAATTTAACTTTTTTGAACTTAAGCATAAGGTCTTTATAAAAATGGATATCGAAAAAATTCGCACGCTAATCGCCCTCATGGAAGAAAACGAGCTAGTCAATCTAGAAGTCAGCTCTGATGATGAGCATATTAGTTTGACTCGTCACTATGAAGCTCCTGCTCCGACCATGATGGCAGCACCAGCTGCTGGTGTCGCTCCGGCTACCGCTAGCGCTAAACCTGCGGCCAAAGCGGGCAGCGTTGAGACCTCTCCTATGGTTGGGGTGTTTTATGCTGCCGCTAGCCCTAATGATCCTCCTTTTGTCAAAGTCGGTCAGCAAGTACAAGCGGGTGATACGTTGGGTATCATCGAAGCTATGAAAATCATGAATCCTCTAGAAGCCACGCAAAGCGGGGTTATCGCTGAGATCTTGGTCAATAACTCTGAAGTTGTGCAGTTCGGTCAGCCCGTTATTCGCTATAAGGCTTAAAGACGGCATGTACCCTACTCTTAGAACGACTTTGACAAGGATGACCCCATGATAAAAAAACTGCTTATCGCCAATAGAGGTGAGATTGCCCTACGTATTGTCCGTGCCTGTAAAGCGCTCGGCATAGAAACAGTAGGCGTCTACTCCACCGCTGATGCTAATCTTATGCATTTACGCTTCGTTGACGAAGCGATATGTATCGGCAATCCAAGTGCTACTGAAAGCTATTTGAATATCGATACCATCTTAACGGCAGCTGAGATCTCGGGCGCGGATGCTATCCATCCTGGTTATGGCTTTTTGGCCGAAAATGCTGAATTTGCTGAACGTATTGAAGAAGCAGGGCTGACCTTTGTAGGCCCTAACGCCGATCACATTCGCTTAATGGGTAATAAAGTCTCTGCCATTAATGCTATGAAAAAAGCAGGCGTACCAACGGTACCTGGCTCTGTTGGCGCGGTAACTATC encodes:
- the accB gene encoding acetyl-CoA carboxylase biotin carboxyl carrier protein → MDIEKIRTLIALMEENELVNLEVSSDDEHISLTRHYEAPAPTMMAAPAAGVAPATASAKPAAKAGSVETSPMVGVFYAAASPNDPPFVKVGQQVQAGDTLGIIEAMKIMNPLEATQSGVIAEILVNNSEVVQFGQPVIRYKA